Genomic DNA from Rahnella variigena:
TGTTGGAGCAAAGATAAAAGACAAAGACTGGCTGGAATGGCTAAGGTTAACTGACTTTCAATTTTGTCGTTTATATAAACAGAGTGCGTTGAAGGATCGTAAAAGACCTTACCTTCAAGAAGGATGAGCTTTAGGTTTGTCACTTTGAAAAGGCCAGTCTATTTGAAATTAAAAGTTTCAATAACATTATCATATAAATCTAAAGCGCGCCAAGAGCTAAGCGTAAGTTAAGCGTAAAAATCTTTATCAGATTTTTATTATCTTGTAATTCAACATAATAAATGCTCTCGCTATTTGATCCTGACAAAGTTTCTAAAGTTTCGAATGAGAAAATCATGAGTTGCTCACAATCTTCTTCTCTAAGAAACTGAAATCAGAAATTTTAGGAATCACGGGTATTGAATCTTATGCCTGAAATGGCATTCATGTGCCTCATTTGTTATAGGAAAATTTTTGTGTATAGACCTTGTTTAACTTACGGCTCTCTTTGTTTTATCTCTGAAGATAACTACACGCTTCCGTATTTGATGGCACTTATTAGCAGGGAAATTGATATTAAGGCAGGTAGTTCTTGTTGTGTATTACTTTCAACCCATCATACGCTGATCGAAACCTCTGCCTTTTTATTAAAATACCTTAAAGACGTACGCAATTATGATATTATTATTTTTATCGCTCCGATGTCTATAAAACCGATCCTTGAAAACATCGGAGAACTTCCCATCTTCTTTATCAATGTTAAATCTCCTGCGGACATGATATCAAAAGAAGTCAGCATTTATTCATCTTTGAATATTCGGAGGTATTATAAATGGCAACCGCTCTTATTAACCCTGTGTGAAGAAAGAACGATGGCTTTACTACTGAAAGGCTATACACCCACAAGAATCACGAAGATACTAAATTTGAATGAAAAGACCATCAGTCTTCAGAAGCGCAGAGTGATGAAAAAATACAATGTGAGCAGCCTGGCAGAACTTTTTATTAAGCACAGATTGATGCAGGAAATGCACAGCGTCCTGCGCAATGTCTGATGTTTGTTAACGACACGAACAGAACCCGACCATCCTTCAATCACCCCGAAAATGCAGCTG
This window encodes:
- a CDS encoding helix-turn-helix transcriptional regulator; the protein is MPEMAFMCLICYRKIFVYRPCLTYGSLCFISEDNYTLPYLMALISREIDIKAGSSCCVLLSTHHTLIETSAFLLKYLKDVRNYDIIIFIAPMSIKPILENIGELPIFFINVKSPADMISKEVSIYSSLNIRRYYKWQPLLLTLCEERTMALLLKGYTPTRITKILNLNEKTISLQKRRVMKKYNVSSLAELFIKHRLMQEMHSVLRNV